The following proteins come from a genomic window of Thiothrix winogradskyi:
- the mrcB gene encoding penicillin-binding protein 1B, giving the protein MSQEVKQESALRRFFNGLWFSVSLFGRVFRILLLVAIVLGLLLGIVYTLELDDKVREQFEGRRWELPARVFARPLDLYEGQQLFADHLEQELKLLNYRSVEKPIETGQYQRQGSKFVINTRGFQFADDKEPARSIKVSVANGKVATLGYTDGKNPLDLMRLEPVLIGNFYPRQNEDRVLVRQQDVPPLLLAGLVAVEDKKFYEHQGVNPMAIGRALVANLKAGHTVQGGSTLTQQLVKNFYLTNERSWNRKLKEATMAFLLEMRYTKQDIMEAYLNEIHLGQDGDRAIHGFGLAAQFYFNRPIWELKPDQVALLIGLAKGAGYYDPRLHPDRALTRRNLVLQVMLNEKAITPEVYAEALEQPLGVSEKKPSGNSPFPAYLDLVRQQLQRDYKEEDVRSQGLMIFTAMDPIVQLTAETILQNRVGRLERAERIPKGKLNGALIISSVQGGEVMALVGSRDVRYAGYNRALTAQRQIGSLVKPAIYLAALANPQKYNLATRLSDGPVTVKLGAKKFWQPKNYDNSSMGAVTLLKAITLSRNTPAVRVGVGVGLDNVIQTLHDLGIPGEIPAYPSILLGALEMAPIDVQQMYQTLASGGSYSPLKAIRSVMNPRGQVLTRYPLTVKQVASPEAADLLAYALHRVTIEGTAKELASTLPGWKKVAGKTGTTNDKKDSWFAGFSGQHVVTVWVGRDDNKPTNMTGGTGALKVWSDLFKVLPTKPLQVASSSRLVWVDVDQSTGLRFNPACGKAIRTPFIKGTQPQQTSYCAPPTPVEPVAPAPSAPAGAPAPAPAQQPSDRSGWIDNLMR; this is encoded by the coding sequence TTGAGTCAGGAAGTAAAACAGGAATCGGCATTACGCCGTTTCTTCAATGGGCTATGGTTTAGCGTCAGTCTGTTTGGGCGGGTTTTCCGCATCTTGTTATTGGTTGCCATCGTCTTAGGGTTATTGCTAGGTATCGTCTATACCTTGGAGCTGGATGATAAAGTGCGCGAGCAGTTCGAGGGCAGGCGCTGGGAATTGCCTGCACGGGTATTTGCGCGTCCACTGGATTTATATGAAGGGCAACAGCTCTTCGCCGACCATCTTGAGCAAGAGCTGAAGTTGCTAAATTACCGTTCAGTTGAGAAGCCTATTGAAACCGGGCAATACCAACGCCAGGGCAGTAAATTTGTTATCAATACCCGTGGCTTCCAGTTTGCAGATGATAAAGAGCCTGCACGTAGCATTAAAGTGAGTGTTGCCAATGGCAAAGTGGCAACGTTGGGTTATACGGATGGTAAAAACCCTCTGGATTTAATGCGTTTAGAGCCGGTATTGATTGGTAATTTCTACCCGCGTCAGAATGAAGACCGCGTATTGGTGCGCCAGCAGGATGTACCGCCGTTACTCCTTGCGGGCTTGGTGGCGGTTGAAGATAAGAAGTTTTACGAGCACCAAGGCGTTAACCCGATGGCGATTGGGCGGGCATTGGTGGCTAACCTTAAAGCAGGTCATACCGTGCAAGGTGGCAGTACCCTGACGCAACAGTTGGTGAAAAACTTCTACCTGACCAATGAGCGTAGTTGGAACCGCAAACTGAAAGAAGCCACGATGGCTTTCCTGCTGGAAATGCGTTACACCAAGCAAGATATTATGGAGGCCTACCTGAATGAAATTCATTTGGGGCAGGATGGCGACCGCGCTATCCACGGGTTTGGTTTGGCAGCACAATTTTATTTCAATCGCCCCATCTGGGAGTTGAAGCCCGACCAAGTGGCGCTGTTGATTGGTCTGGCGAAAGGGGCTGGCTATTACGACCCACGCTTGCATCCTGACCGAGCGTTAACCCGGCGTAATTTGGTGTTGCAGGTAATGCTTAACGAAAAGGCGATTACCCCGGAAGTGTATGCGGAGGCCTTAGAGCAGCCATTGGGGGTTAGTGAGAAAAAACCGTCCGGCAACAGCCCCTTCCCAGCTTACTTGGATTTGGTACGTCAGCAATTGCAGCGTGATTACAAAGAAGAAGATGTGCGTAGCCAAGGATTGATGATTTTTACGGCGATGGATCCGATTGTGCAGTTGACCGCAGAAACGATCCTGCAAAACCGGGTCGGGCGTTTGGAACGTGCTGAACGCATTCCCAAGGGTAAGCTGAATGGTGCATTGATCATTAGCAGCGTGCAAGGTGGTGAAGTAATGGCCTTGGTGGGCAGCCGCGATGTGCGCTATGCCGGTTATAACCGTGCGTTGACGGCGCAACGTCAGATAGGCTCACTGGTCAAGCCCGCCATTTATTTAGCAGCGTTGGCAAATCCCCAAAAATACAATTTGGCAACCCGCCTCAGCGACGGCCCGGTGACAGTGAAGTTGGGCGCGAAGAAATTCTGGCAGCCGAAAAATTACGACAATTCCAGTATGGGTGCAGTGACCTTGTTGAAAGCCATCACACTGTCCCGCAATACCCCCGCCGTGCGGGTAGGCGTTGGTGTTGGGCTGGATAATGTTATACAAACGTTGCATGATTTGGGTATTCCTGGTGAGATTCCCGCTTACCCTTCGATTTTGCTGGGAGCGCTGGAGATGGCACCCATTGATGTGCAGCAAATGTACCAAACGCTGGCATCGGGCGGTTCGTATTCGCCTTTGAAAGCGATTCGTAGCGTGATGAATCCGCGTGGGCAAGTATTGACCCGCTACCCGTTGACGGTCAAACAGGTCGCCAGCCCTGAAGCAGCAGATTTATTAGCCTATGCCCTGCATCGGGTCACGATAGAGGGGACAGCCAAAGAACTTGCATCAACCTTGCCGGGGTGGAAAAAGGTAGCGGGTAAAACCGGCACAACCAACGACAAGAAAGATAGCTGGTTTGCCGGTTTTTCCGGGCAGCATGTGGTGACGGTCTGGGTGGGGCGTGATGACAATAAACCCACCAATATGACTGGCGGTACGGGTGCACTGAAAGTGTGGTCAGATTTATTCAAAGTGTTACCGACCAAACCACTTCAGGTCGCGAGTTCTTCGCGTTTGGTCTGGGTTGATGTTGACCAGTCTACCGGGCTGCGGTTTAATCCGGCCTGCGGTAAAGCGATACGTACCCCGTTTATTAAGGGTACACAACCGCAGCAAACCAGTTATTGTGCGCCACCCACGCCAGTCGAACCTGTTGCGCCTGCGCCCTCAGCACCTGCGGGTGCGCCTGCGCCAGCCCCAGCTCAGCAGCCTTCTGATCGTTCTGGCTGGATTGATAATTTGATGCGATGA
- a CDS encoding tetratricopeptide repeat protein produces the protein MTPNSRYFVGIPVLLAGLLSACSPNPMVLQDRVAAGRSVVVSPRATTPIPPEKPAMPAPTLNSSSEVVIPKKPAASVAPTEVVSTAPPPAPEPVEVLTPKVYPSSPAVKALMKTADAEAASGNLDKAADTLERALRIESDNPDIWLKLAKINERQGNREQAANMLSKAKTYQEQLN, from the coding sequence ATGACCCCCAATTCTCGTTATTTCGTCGGTATACCTGTTTTATTGGCAGGATTGTTGTCAGCATGTTCCCCTAATCCGATGGTTTTGCAAGACCGGGTAGCCGCCGGGCGTAGTGTTGTGGTTTCGCCACGCGCTACAACACCTATCCCACCTGAAAAACCGGCGATGCCAGCACCCACATTGAACAGTAGCAGTGAAGTGGTTATCCCTAAGAAGCCCGCAGCATCTGTTGCGCCAACTGAGGTGGTTAGTACTGCCCCACCGCCTGCCCCTGAACCTGTGGAAGTGTTAACGCCTAAAGTGTATCCCAGTTCCCCGGCTGTCAAAGCCCTCATGAAAACGGCGGATGCCGAAGCCGCCAGTGGCAATCTCGACAAAGCGGCGGATACCCTTGAACGTGCCTTGCGTATTGAGTCCGACAATCCCGATATATGGTTAAAACTGGCGAAGATCAACGAACGCCAAGGCAACCGTGAGCAAGCTGCCAATATGCTCAGCAAAGCCAAAACCTATCAGGAGCAGCTCAATTAG
- a CDS encoding ATP-dependent DNA helicase: MPLEQSDLLGESGLFAQWIDGFQARPQQQAMLQAVQAALQTQGTAVIEAGTGVGKTFAYLAPALLCDERVIISTGSKTLQDQLYHKDLPLVRKALKSAVKTALLKGRANYLCSHRLKTTLDEGRLPDRKSVTWLHRIRDWSELTSHGDIAELSAVPHDAEIWGRVTSTTENCLGAECGDYQECFVVKARRAAQEADIVVVNHHLFFADMALKEEGFGELLPLANVVVLDEAHQLPEIASAFFSDTFSSRQLFDWKRDTLVEALENASDMPQIREFLDHLEKAVMDLRLAMDTPGQRAPWIRISNKPAIVQHLQALDVSMTDLAALLEHAAERSKGLQSCYERLLEQQARLARVHAPAPDTVQWFETFTRGFVITTTPLDVSVPFKKCMEELPCSWVMTSATLAVGQSFEHFNQRMGLDTATTLQLDSPFDYWHNSLLYLPPNLPEPQDADFVSALVEAAIPVIKACGGRTFMLFTSYRALHEAAELLQDRFEYPLLIQGESPQRDMIERFRELGNAVLLGTASFWEGVDVRGEALSCVIIDKLPFAAPNDPVTEARLDSIRKRGGNPFGEYQIPQAVITLKQGVGRLIRDQQDRGVLMICDIRLRTRSYGKIFLDSLPRMPRTQKLEIVERFFANKIPPIPNPSPAGGVRDTNEITSP; the protein is encoded by the coding sequence ATGCCGTTGGAGCAAAGTGATTTATTGGGTGAGTCTGGCCTGTTTGCGCAATGGATTGACGGCTTCCAAGCCCGTCCGCAACAGCAAGCCATGTTGCAGGCGGTACAAGCAGCCCTGCAAACGCAAGGCACAGCGGTGATTGAAGCAGGCACTGGCGTAGGCAAAACCTTTGCTTACCTCGCCCCCGCCTTATTGTGCGACGAGCGGGTGATCATTTCCACCGGCAGCAAAACCCTGCAAGATCAGCTTTACCACAAAGATTTGCCCTTGGTGCGCAAAGCGCTAAAAAGTGCAGTCAAAACCGCCCTGCTCAAAGGGCGTGCTAATTACCTGTGTTCCCACCGTTTGAAAACGACCTTGGATGAAGGTCGTTTGCCGGATCGTAAAAGTGTGACATGGTTGCACCGGATTCGTGATTGGTCGGAATTAACCAGTCACGGCGATATTGCCGAGTTATCCGCCGTGCCGCACGATGCGGAAATTTGGGGGCGGGTGACATCCACCACCGAAAATTGCCTAGGTGCGGAATGCGGTGATTACCAAGAGTGCTTTGTGGTGAAAGCGCGGCGGGCAGCGCAGGAAGCCGACATTGTGGTGGTGAATCACCACCTGTTTTTTGCGGATATGGCGCTCAAAGAAGAAGGTTTTGGCGAATTGCTGCCACTGGCGAATGTGGTAGTGTTGGATGAGGCGCATCAATTGCCAGAAATCGCCTCGGCATTTTTCAGCGACACGTTTAGCAGCCGCCAATTGTTCGATTGGAAACGCGATACGCTGGTGGAGGCGTTGGAAAATGCTTCCGATATGCCGCAGATTCGTGAATTTCTGGATCATTTGGAAAAAGCGGTGATGGATTTACGCTTGGCAATGGATACGCCTGGGCAGCGAGCGCCGTGGATTCGCATCAGTAATAAACCCGCGATTGTGCAACATTTGCAAGCGCTTGACGTGAGTATGACCGATTTGGCGGCATTGCTGGAACACGCCGCCGAACGCAGCAAGGGGTTGCAGTCGTGCTACGAACGGTTGTTGGAACAACAAGCACGGCTAGCACGAGTACACGCGCCCGCGCCGGATACGGTGCAATGGTTTGAAACCTTTACCCGTGGTTTTGTGATTACTACTACCCCGTTGGACGTGTCGGTTCCTTTCAAAAAATGCATGGAAGAATTGCCGTGCAGTTGGGTAATGACCTCGGCGACGTTGGCGGTAGGGCAGTCATTTGAGCATTTTAATCAGCGCATGGGCTTGGATACCGCCACCACGTTGCAATTGGATAGCCCGTTTGATTATTGGCATAATTCCTTGCTGTATTTACCGCCTAACTTGCCAGAACCGCAAGATGCTGATTTTGTGTCAGCCTTGGTGGAGGCGGCGATTCCGGTGATTAAAGCCTGTGGCGGGCGCACGTTTATGTTGTTTACCAGTTATCGGGCCTTGCATGAGGCGGCCGAATTGCTGCAAGACCGTTTTGAGTATCCGTTGTTGATTCAAGGCGAATCACCGCAGCGCGATATGATTGAGCGCTTTCGGGAATTGGGCAATGCGGTATTGCTGGGTACGGCGAGTTTCTGGGAAGGCGTGGATGTGCGCGGTGAAGCCTTGAGTTGCGTGATTATTGATAAGCTGCCATTTGCTGCCCCTAACGATCCGGTGACGGAAGCACGGCTGGATAGCATCCGCAAGCGTGGCGGCAATCCGTTTGGTGAATACCAGATTCCGCAGGCGGTGATTACCTTGAAGCAAGGGGTCGGGCGCTTGATTCGGGATCAGCAGGATCGCGGGGTGCTGATGATTTGCGATATTCGTTTGCGTACCCGCAGTTATGGCAAAATTTTCCTCGATAGCTTGCCGCGTATGCCACGTACCCAAAAATTAGAAATTGTTGAACGGTTTTTTGCTAATAAAATACCCCCCATCCCCAACCCTTCCCCCGCAGGGGGCGTAAGAGATACCAATGAAATTACTAGCCCTTGA
- the tsaB gene encoding tRNA (adenosine(37)-N6)-threonylcarbamoyltransferase complex dimerization subunit type 1 TsaB — protein sequence MKLLALDTSTEACSAAVYADGTTFCEFELTPRAHTQLILPMVESVLAAAGLRLADVDALAVGCGPGAFTGIRIGVGVAQGLAMAANKPVIALSTLAALAQQAYVQHGATQVLVALDARMGEVYWGQYALQDGLMHLQGVEQVCAPVDAPVPETAGWFAIGHGWSAYTDVLQARFGDKLTGVDAESLPAAEFMLPLALAGWQAGKAAAPEAAQPVYLRNKIALTTQERLAVQR from the coding sequence ATGAAATTACTAGCCCTTGATACCTCGACTGAAGCTTGTTCTGCTGCTGTGTATGCAGATGGTACAACGTTCTGCGAATTTGAATTGACCCCAAGAGCGCACACGCAATTGATTTTGCCGATGGTGGAAAGCGTGCTGGCGGCGGCGGGCTTGCGCTTGGCGGATGTGGATGCGCTTGCGGTCGGGTGCGGCCCCGGTGCGTTTACGGGGATTCGTATTGGTGTGGGTGTGGCGCAAGGCTTGGCGATGGCGGCGAATAAGCCGGTGATTGCGCTGTCTACTTTGGCGGCATTGGCGCAGCAGGCGTATGTGCAACACGGCGCAACACAAGTATTAGTGGCGTTGGATGCGCGGATGGGCGAAGTGTATTGGGGGCAATATGCGTTGCAGGATGGGTTGATGCACTTGCAGGGTGTCGAGCAAGTGTGCGCTCCGGTGGATGCGCCAGTGCCGGAAACGGCAGGCTGGTTTGCGATTGGGCATGGCTGGTCGGCTTACACTGATGTGTTGCAGGCGCGGTTTGGCGATAAATTGACTGGCGTGGATGCGGAATCGTTACCGGCGGCGGAATTTATGTTGCCCTTAGCCCTGGCTGGTTGGCAAGCAGGCAAAGCAGCCGCGCCAGAAGCTGCGCAGCCGGTTTACTTGCGGAATAAGATTGCGTTGACCACGCAAGAACGGTTGGCTGTTCAACGCTAA
- a CDS encoding Uma2 family endonuclease has product MEWQAVIDNPLLQDLPFKIELNKWGKILMSPASNNHGRLQYLIGSRLERGKGGGTVIMECSVQTTDGVKVADVAWASDVFIAEHGFQTPYKVAPEICVEITSPSNSKAEMEEKVQLYLAKGAKEVWVCDDRGQTRYYAPIGEMERSREVLDGF; this is encoded by the coding sequence ATGGAGTGGCAAGCTGTTATTGATAACCCGTTGTTGCAGGATCTGCCTTTCAAGATTGAACTGAACAAATGGGGAAAAATTCTGATGAGTCCAGCCAGTAATAATCACGGGCGGTTGCAATATTTGATTGGCTCGCGGCTGGAGCGCGGTAAGGGTGGTGGCACAGTGATTATGGAATGCTCTGTTCAAACCACAGATGGGGTGAAAGTGGCGGATGTGGCGTGGGCATCTGATGTGTTTATTGCTGAACACGGTTTCCAAACGCCGTACAAGGTTGCCCCCGAAATTTGTGTTGAAATCACCAGCCCTTCCAATTCCAAAGCGGAAATGGAAGAGAAAGTGCAGCTTTATCTGGCAAAAGGCGCGAAGGAAGTTTGGGTGTGTGATGACCGTGGACAAACGCGCTATTACGCCCCTATTGGTGAGATGGAACGTTCCCGTGAAGTGTTAGACGGGTTCTGA
- the cysZ gene encoding sulfate transporter CysZ produces MITGLFKGFSYVFSGLSLITQQGIRPFVVVPLLINIVIFSGGIWLATSQLDAWMARLLPSWLTWLEWLLWPVFAVLIFFAVFYVFSIVANILAAPFNSVLAERVEARLNGQPIPEFEGYKSLPALIVRTFRSELGKLWYMGKWLILLLIITVIPGVNIIAPIAWTLFGAWMLAIEYADYPMGNHNLFFKDELIALKKHRSEALGFGWLLSLMTAIPVVNFFAMPVGVAGGTAFWVRKLSEPV; encoded by the coding sequence ATGATAACGGGATTGTTCAAGGGCTTTAGCTACGTGTTTAGCGGGCTGTCACTCATTACGCAGCAAGGCATTCGCCCGTTTGTGGTTGTGCCGCTACTGATCAACATTGTGATATTTTCCGGCGGTATCTGGCTGGCAACATCGCAACTTGATGCTTGGATGGCACGGCTATTACCAAGCTGGTTAACTTGGCTGGAATGGCTGCTATGGCCTGTGTTCGCCGTGCTGATTTTCTTCGCGGTATTTTACGTGTTTTCTATCGTCGCCAATATTCTTGCCGCGCCATTCAATTCGGTACTCGCCGAACGGGTCGAAGCGCGTCTCAATGGGCAGCCCATCCCTGAATTCGAGGGCTATAAAAGCCTGCCCGCACTGATTGTGCGCACCTTCCGCAGTGAACTTGGCAAGCTGTGGTATATGGGTAAATGGTTAATTTTACTGCTGATCATCACGGTGATTCCGGGCGTCAATATCATCGCGCCCATCGCATGGACGTTGTTTGGCGCATGGATGCTGGCGATTGAATACGCCGACTACCCAATGGGCAACCACAACCTATTTTTCAAGGATGAATTAATAGCGTTGAAAAAGCATCGCAGCGAAGCGCTTGGATTTGGCTGGCTGCTATCGTTGATGACCGCGATTCCGGTGGTGAATTTCTTTGCCATGCCCGTAGGCGTAGCGGGTGGCACAGCGTTTTGGGTGCGTAAACTCTCAGAACCCGTCTAA
- a CDS encoding NAD(P)H-dependent oxidoreductase: protein MQSFMQAMNFRHACKKFDPARQIPADEFQQILECGRLSPSSFGMEHWHFVVVQTPALREQLREACWNQPQITESSHVVVILAKTAAVEPGSDYVQRLFGRRGLPAEASAVYLERYAAHNASEIKPYMNTFAWSAKQCYLALANMMTGAASLGIDSCPIEGFSKAGVEALLGIDAEQYGVAVLVTFGYRAGEQTPRLRQALADLVEYR from the coding sequence ATGCAATCATTCATGCAAGCAATGAATTTCCGCCATGCCTGTAAAAAATTTGATCCCGCCCGTCAGATTCCAGCGGATGAGTTCCAGCAGATTTTGGAATGTGGGCGTTTGTCGCCGTCGTCTTTCGGGATGGAGCATTGGCATTTTGTGGTGGTGCAAACCCCGGCATTGCGTGAGCAGTTGCGGGAGGCGTGCTGGAATCAGCCGCAAATTACCGAGAGTAGCCATGTGGTGGTGATTTTGGCGAAAACCGCAGCGGTTGAGCCGGGTAGTGATTATGTGCAGCGACTTTTCGGGCGGCGTGGTTTGCCAGCGGAAGCATCAGCGGTCTATCTGGAGCGTTATGCCGCGCACAATGCCAGCGAAATCAAGCCCTACATGAACACGTTTGCGTGGAGTGCCAAGCAGTGCTACCTCGCACTGGCAAACATGATGACGGGGGCTGCGAGTCTGGGGATTGATTCTTGCCCGATTGAGGGTTTTTCCAAAGCAGGGGTGGAGGCATTGCTGGGCATTGATGCTGAGCAATACGGTGTCGCGGTGTTGGTAACGTTTGGCTACCGTGCAGGCGAGCAGACGCCGCGTTTGCGCCAAGCGTTAGCGGATTTGGTGGAATACCGTTGA
- a CDS encoding nickel-dependent hydrogenase large subunit, which produces MFRLETKYSVIMPQLSNLVGQLSLSLGYAKEGDRCCVRTLRIHSNRLRLNSRFFAGKSVDTAPQIIGMLFSLCGTAQSVASVRACEQALGKPADAATEQQRDLQVSIETLFEHLLRLSQDWPAALGNEPPAAHELQALFKLKREVLQVPNPAVMDDIQHWFETRLLGLPTQRWLDYCIRHDVKKLSIRGKVGNLMTRVCANGWQELGNVTLHLLPDLETDWWLAKLASPTAEDFCAEPDVDGQACETSSLTRQWDNPALQVWREYYGSGLLTRLIARVLDMLECWWELGREIPPNFSTGLSLQQTARGLLVHRVVQANGLIQHYQIVAPTEWNFHPQGSLYQMLSGLQAPNEAELRRQAQALITALDPCVAYQLEIHHA; this is translated from the coding sequence GTGTTTCGGTTGGAAACCAAGTATTCAGTCATTATGCCGCAATTGAGTAATCTGGTGGGTCAATTATCGCTGTCTTTGGGTTATGCCAAGGAGGGTGATAGGTGTTGTGTCAGGACATTGCGTATCCACTCCAATCGTTTGCGCCTGAATTCCCGTTTTTTTGCAGGAAAATCTGTCGATACGGCTCCGCAAATCATCGGAATGCTGTTCAGCTTGTGTGGCACAGCGCAATCCGTCGCCTCGGTACGTGCTTGCGAACAGGCGTTAGGCAAACCGGCGGATGCGGCAACCGAGCAGCAACGTGATCTTCAAGTAAGTATCGAAACCCTGTTTGAACACCTGCTACGTCTTTCGCAAGATTGGCCTGCTGCACTTGGCAACGAGCCACCGGCTGCCCATGAACTGCAAGCCCTGTTCAAGCTTAAACGCGAAGTGTTGCAAGTCCCTAATCCGGCAGTAATGGACGACATCCAGCACTGGTTTGAAACCCGTTTGCTCGGTTTGCCGACCCAACGCTGGCTGGATTACTGCATTCGCCATGATGTTAAGAAACTTTCCATTCGTGGCAAAGTTGGCAACTTGATGACCAGAGTCTGCGCTAATGGCTGGCAAGAATTGGGCAATGTTACATTACATCTTCTGCCTGATTTGGAGACTGATTGGTGGCTGGCAAAGCTGGCTTCCCCTACTGCTGAGGATTTCTGTGCCGAACCTGATGTGGATGGGCAAGCCTGTGAAACCTCCTCCCTCACGCGGCAATGGGATAACCCAGCCTTGCAGGTTTGGCGTGAATATTACGGCAGCGGCTTGCTGACGCGCTTGATCGCACGGGTATTGGATATGCTGGAATGCTGGTGGGAGTTGGGGAGAGAAATTCCTCCCAACTTTTCCACTGGGCTTTCCCTGCAACAGACCGCTCGTGGTCTCCTCGTCCACCGCGTTGTGCAAGCCAATGGCTTGATCCAGCACTATCAGATCGTTGCCCCCACCGAATGGAATTTCCACCCGCAAGGCTCGCTGTACCAAATGCTATCCGGTCTGCAAGCACCCAATGAAGCGGAATTGCGCCGCCAAGCCCAAGCCCTGATTACCGCACTCGACCCTTGCGTTGCCTACCAATTGGAGATTCACCATGCATGA
- the hypA gene encoding hydrogenase maturation nickel metallochaperone HypA yields MHEMSLCEGVLQILETEAKRQHFTKVKTVWLEIGTMSGVEIEAMRFCFDAVIRHSLADGAKLEIIEVPAQAWCLNCSQSVTVQQRYDACPHCGSYQLQVTSGEEMRIKELEVE; encoded by the coding sequence ATGCATGAAATGTCCCTGTGCGAAGGCGTGCTACAAATCCTCGAAACCGAGGCCAAACGCCAGCATTTCACTAAGGTCAAAACCGTGTGGCTGGAAATCGGCACGATGTCAGGGGTAGAGATCGAAGCCATGCGTTTCTGTTTTGATGCCGTGATTCGCCATTCGTTGGCGGATGGGGCTAAACTGGAAATTATCGAAGTCCCCGCTCAAGCGTGGTGTTTAAACTGCTCCCAAAGCGTGACTGTGCAACAACGTTACGATGCCTGCCCGCACTGCGGCAGCTACCAGCTACAAGTCACCAGCGGGGAAGAAATGCGTATCAAGGAACTGGAGGTAGAGTAA
- the hypB gene encoding hydrogenase nickel incorporation protein HypB → MCTVCGCGEGEVKIEGQPQRHALIRGLQPAHDHPHDHHHHGHTHDYGQGAAHAHAPGMTQARMVQIEQDILGKNNQYAAQNRQWLAERAILALNLVSSPGSGKTTLLTETLTRLKGKVPMAVVEGDQQTSNDADRIRATGVPALQINTGKGCHLDAHMVGHALESLPIEQGGILFIENVGNLVCPAAFDLGEAHKVVILSVTEGEDKPIKYPDMFHAADLMILNKVDLLPYLRFDVAKCEEYARRVKPDIQILHVSATSGEGMDTWIDWLQQQRP, encoded by the coding sequence ATGTGTACTGTCTGCGGCTGCGGTGAAGGCGAAGTCAAAATCGAAGGTCAACCTCAACGCCACGCATTGATTCGCGGGTTACAACCTGCGCATGACCATCCTCACGATCACCATCATCACGGGCATACCCACGATTACGGGCAAGGCGCTGCCCACGCCCATGCTCCCGGCATGACCCAAGCGCGGATGGTGCAAATCGAGCAAGACATCCTCGGCAAAAACAACCAATACGCCGCGCAAAACCGCCAATGGCTTGCCGAACGCGCCATCCTTGCACTCAATCTGGTGTCCAGCCCCGGTTCCGGCAAAACCACTTTGCTGACCGAAACTCTCACCCGTCTCAAGGGCAAAGTGCCAATGGCGGTGGTGGAAGGCGACCAGCAAACCAGCAACGATGCCGACCGCATCCGTGCTACCGGCGTGCCTGCGCTGCAAATCAATACCGGCAAAGGTTGTCATCTGGACGCGCACATGGTCGGGCACGCACTCGAATCCCTGCCCATCGAACAGGGCGGCATTCTGTTCATCGAAAACGTTGGCAATCTGGTTTGCCCCGCCGCTTTCGATCTGGGTGAGGCGCACAAGGTCGTGATCCTCTCCGTCACCGAAGGCGAAGACAAGCCGATCAAATACCCCGATATGTTCCACGCCGCTGATCTGATGATCCTCAACAAGGTCGACCTGTTGCCTTACTTGCGCTTTGATGTGGCGAAATGCGAGGAATATGCGCGGCGGGTTAAACCCGACATCCAAATCCTGCACGTTTCCGCCACCAGCGGCGAAGGCATGGATACGTGGATTGATTGGCTGCAACAGCAACGCCCATGA